From the genome of Impatiens glandulifera chromosome 9, dImpGla2.1, whole genome shotgun sequence, one region includes:
- the LOC124914364 gene encoding inositol hexakisphosphate and diphosphoinositol-pentakisphosphate kinase VIP2-like isoform X1, producing the protein METEGDAHRKITIGVCVMEKKVKCGPEAFSAPMGQILERLESFGEFEIIYFGDKVILQDPIERWPICDCLIAFYSSGYPLKKAQAYAALRRPFLVNELEPQHLLHDRRMVYERLEKYGIPVPRYALVNRGYPYQELDYFIEEEDFVEVRGNRFWKPFVEKPVDGDDHSIMIYYPSSAGGGMKELFRKIGNRSSEFRPDVRRVRREGSYIYEEFMPTGGTDVKVYTVGPEYAHAEARKSPVVDGVVMRNHDGKEVRYPVLLTPTEKQMSREVCLAFRQSVCGFDLLRSDGRSYVCDVNGWSFVKNSYKYYDDAACVLRKMFLDAKAPHLASTIPPVLPWKINEPVQPSEGLTRQGSGIIGTFGQSEELRCVITVIRHGDRTPKQKVKLKVTEEKLLNLMLKYNGGRPRIETKLKSAVQLQDLLDATRTLVPRSRPGKESDSEAEDIEHAEKLRQVKAVLEEGGHFSGIYRKVQLKPLKWVTISKNNGEEQERPVEALMVLKYGGVLTHAGRKQAEELGRYFRNNMYPGEGTGLLRLHSTYRHDLKIYSSDEGRVQVSAAAFAKGLLDLEGQLTPILVSLVSKDSSMLDGLDNASIEMEEAKARLNEIITSGEKMVHSNGSSETPWMVDGAGVPPNALELLSKLVELTKKVTEQVRLLAIEEDEKFVESGAYGVIPPYDQAKALGKTNIDVDRIAAGLPCGSEGFLLMYARWRKLERDLYNERKVRFDITQIPDVYDSCKYDLLHNAHLNLEGLDDLFKVAQLLADGVIPNEYGINPTQKLKIGSKIARRLMGKILIDLRNTREEALSVAELKSNQEDGSKATSKTAKEEVDFLLKPIVKGEDMRRSSFTSEKSMDQDDDEDKETKYRLDPKYANVKTPERHVRTRLYFTSESHIHSLMNVLRYCNLDESLQGEDSLVCNSALERLLKTKELDYMSYIVLRLFENTEVPLEDPKRFRIEMTFSRGADLSPLEQKNDPEATSLHQEHTLPIMGPERLQEIGSYLTLDTLEKMFRPYAMPAEDFPPPSTPQGFSGYFSKSASVLERLVNLWPFHKHDKHHGGAGHIVK; encoded by the exons atggagACGGAGGGAGATGCTCATAGAAAGATAACCATCGGCGTGTGTGTAATGGAAAAGAAGGTGAAATGCGGCCCCGAG GCATTCTCAGCACCGATGGGGCAGATTTTGGAACGATTGGAGTCGTTTGGTGAATTTGAG ATCATATATTTCGGTGACAAGGTTATTCTTCAGGATCCAATTGAAAG gtGGCCAATATGTGATTGCCTGATTGCCTTCTATTCATCTGGATATCCACTGAAAAAAGCTCAGGCATATGCTGCTTTAAGGAG ACCTTTTCTTGTGAATGAATTGGAGCCGCAGCATCTTCTTCATGATCGAAGAATGGTGTATGAG CGTCTTGAAAAGTATGGAATTCCTGTCCCAAGATATGCACTTGTAAATAGAGGATATCCATATCAAGAGTTGGACTACTTCATTGAGGAGGAAGATTTTGTTGAAGTACGAGGGAATCGTTTCTGGAAGCCTTTTGTGGAGAAACCTGTTGATG GTGATGATCACAGTATCATGATCTATTATCCTAGTTCAGCAGGTGGAGGCATGAAAGAATTGTTTCGAAAG ATTGGTAATCGGTCGAGTGAATTTCGTCCGGACGTTAGGAGAGTGAGGCGTGAAGgctcatatatatatgaagaatttATGCCTACAGGAGGAACAGATGTGAAG GTATACACAGTAGGTCCTGAATATGCACATGCCGAGGCAAGAAAGTCTCCTGTTGTTGATGGTGTTGTTATGAGAAATCATGACGGCAAAGAA GTCAGATATCCTGTACTGCTTACTCCCACTGAGAAGCAAATGTCAAGAGAGGTTTGCTTGGCATTTAGGCAATCA GTATGTGGTTTTGATCTTCTACGTTCGGATGGACGATCTTATGTTTGTGATGTGAATGGATGGAGTTTCGTGAAGAATTCATACAA ATATTATGATGATGCTGCTTGTGTGCTGAGGAAAATGTTTTTAGATGCAAAAGCACCGCATCTTGCTTCAACAATTCCACCAGTTTTACCATGGAAAATCAACGAGCCAGTGCAGCCTTCAGAAGGACTTACACGCCAGGGAAGTGGAATTATTGGTACATTTGGACAATCTGAAGAGCTACGTTGTGTGATTACTGTCATTCGCCA TGGGGATAGAACACCAAAACAGAAAGTGAAATTGAAGGTTACTGAGGAGAAACTATTAAATTTGATGCTTAAATACAATGGGGGTCGGCCTAGGATTGAG ACAAAGCTTAAGAGTGCTGTTCAGTTACAAGATCTTTTAGATGCCACAAGAACCTTGGTACCACGCAGCAG GCCAGGTAAGGAAAGTGATAGTGAAGCTGAAGATATTGAACATGCTGAAAAACTTCGTCAAGTGAAAGCTGTTCTTGAAGAG GGAGGACATTTTTCTGGAATTTATCGGAAGGTCCAATTAAAGCCATTAAAATGGGtaacaatttcaaaaaataatggAGAAGAACAAGAACGACCTGTTGAAGCACTTATGGTTCTCAAGTATGGAGGTGTTCTTACACATGCTGGCAGAAAGCAG GCTGAAGAATTGGGTAGATATTTCCGAAACAATATGTATCCAG GTGAAGGCACTGGTTTGCTTCGCTTACATAGCACGTATCGTCATGATCTCAAGATATACAGTTCAGACGAAGGTCGTGTACAG GTGTCCGCAGCTGCGTTTGCCAAAGGACTGCTTGACTTGGAAGGACAACTAACTCCAATCCTG GTTTCTCTTGTTAGCAAGGACTCCTCGATGTTGGATGGACTTGACAATGCTAGTATTGAGATGGAAGAAGCTAAg GCTAGATTAAATGAAATCATAACATCTGGCGAAAAGATGGTACACAGCAACGGATCTTCTGAGACACCATGGATGGTTGATGGAGCTGGAGTTCCCCCTAATGCTTTAGAACTTCTATCAAAATTG GTGGAATTGACTAAGAAGGTCACTGAACAAGTTAGACTACTTGCAATTGAGGAAGATGAAAAATTTGTTGAGTCTGGAGCATACGGTGTCATTCCTCCATATGACCAAGCAAAAGCCCTTGGAAAAACAAATATTGACGTTGATCGTATAGCTGCTGGATTACCCTGTGGCAGCGAGGGTTTCCTTTTGATGTATGCTCGCTGGAGGAAACTTGAAAGAGACCTGTACAATGAACGTAAAGT CCGTTTTGACATTACACAAATTCCAGATGTCTATGACTCTTGCAA ATACGATCTTTTGCACAATGCCCACCTCAACCTGGAAGGACTGGATGATCTATTTAAAGTTGCTCAG TTACTTGCAGATGGTGTTATACCCAATGAGTATGGAATCAATCCAACGCAGAAGCTCAAAATTGGCTCTAAG ATTGCTCGGCGTTTGATGGGGAAAATCTTAATTGACCTGAGAAATACTCGTGAAGAAGCACTCAGTGTGGCTGAATTAAAGAGCAATCAAGAGGATGGTTCAAAAGCCACCAGTAAAACAGCAAAGGAAGAAGTGGACTTCCTATTGAAGCCTATCGTCAAGGGTGAGGACATGAGAAGATCTAGCTTCACGAGTGAAAAGTCAATGGATCAGGATGATGACGAGGACAAAGAAACTAAATACCGCTTGGATCCAAA ATATGCAAATGTGAAGACACCAGAAAGACATGTCCGGACACGTCTCTATTTTACATCT GAATCACATATTCATTCCCTGATGAATGTCCTCCGCTACTGTAATCTGGATGAATCTCTTCAAGGAGAGGATAGCCTTGTTTGCAATAGTGCCTTGGAACGATTGCTTAAAACAAAGGAACTTGACTATATGAGCTATATTGTTCTCAGGCTGTTTGAGAACACCGAG GTGCCATTGGAAGATCCAAAGAGGTTCCGAATTGAGATGACTTTTAGCAGAGGCGCAGATTTGTCTCCATTGGAG CAGAAGAATGATCCTGAAGCTACTTCATTGCACCAAGAGCATACACTTCCAATAATGGGTCCAGAGAGGCTGCAAGAAATAGGGTCGTATCTGACATTGGATACATTGGAGAAGATGTTTCGACCTTATGCGATGCCAGCAGAGGATTTTCCTCCACCCTCAACTCCTCAAGGATTCTCAGGCTACTTCTCGAAAAGTGCATCGGTGCTGGAGCGTTTGGTTAATCTTTGGCCGTTCCATAAACATGATAAACATCATGGAGGAGCCGGTCACATTGTCaagtaa